From Balneola sp. MJW-20, the proteins below share one genomic window:
- a CDS encoding Gfo/Idh/MocA family protein, whose protein sequence is MSTDENVRFAVVGCGHIGKRHAEMISRNPESELVALIDIKDRSELGIEQYDVPFYTALEDYLNDEPDADVICICTPNGLHAEQGMKCLLRKKHVVVEKPLALNRSDAEKLIHTSLQANRQVFGVMQNRYSPPSVWIKEVVDSGKLGDIYMVQLNCYWNRDKRYYTKDSWHGDKELDGGTLFTQFSHFVDIMYWLFGDIKDITCRTADFNHKDLTDFEDSGLAQFTFEEGGMGCINFSTSVWQQNMESSMTIIAEKGSVKIGGQYMDKVELCNIQDYEMPELEPTNPGNDYGAYKGSAQNHHFVIQNVVDVVKDRGDITTNALEGLKVVDIIERIYESAKRRKEQ, encoded by the coding sequence ATGTCAACAGACGAGAACGTACGATTTGCGGTAGTGGGATGCGGCCATATAGGTAAACGGCATGCTGAGATGATCAGCCGTAATCCAGAGTCGGAGCTGGTGGCTCTGATCGATATCAAAGACCGATCTGAACTGGGGATCGAGCAATATGATGTGCCTTTTTATACCGCCCTGGAAGACTATCTGAATGATGAACCCGATGCCGATGTGATCTGTATCTGTACCCCGAACGGGCTGCATGCCGAGCAGGGAATGAAGTGTCTGTTACGGAAAAAGCACGTTGTGGTGGAAAAACCGCTGGCACTGAACCGATCGGATGCTGAAAAACTGATCCACACGTCCCTTCAGGCAAACCGTCAGGTTTTTGGAGTGATGCAGAACCGCTATTCGCCGCCATCCGTATGGATCAAAGAGGTGGTGGATTCCGGCAAGCTGGGTGATATCTACATGGTACAGCTGAACTGTTACTGGAACCGCGATAAACGATACTATACCAAGGACAGCTGGCATGGGGACAAAGAACTGGACGGCGGTACGCTGTTCACCCAGTTTTCTCATTTCGTGGATATCATGTACTGGCTCTTCGGAGATATAAAAGACATTACCTGCAGGACTGCGGATTTCAACCACAAGGATCTGACCGATTTTGAAGACTCCGGGCTGGCTCAGTTCACTTTTGAAGAGGGAGGGATGGGCTGTATCAATTTCTCTACCTCGGTTTGGCAGCAGAATATGGAAAGCAGTATGACCATCATCGCCGAAAAAGGATCGGTCAAGATCGGCGGACAGTATATGGACAAGGTGGAGCTTTGTAACATTCAGGATTATGAGATGCCCGAGCTGGAGCCTACCAATCCCGGCAACGATTACGGGGCCTACAAAGGATCGGCTCAGAATCACCATTTCGTGATACAGAATGTGGTGGATGTGGTCAAAGACCGGGGAGATATAACCACCAACGCCCTCGAGGGACTCAAAGTGGTGGATATCATTGAAAGGATCTACGAAAGTGCGAAAAGAAGGAAGGAGCAATGA
- a CDS encoding DegT/DnrJ/EryC1/StrS family aminotransferase produces the protein MRSIPILDLAPEIDLMRKDLDAAYHKVMDHGRFIMGPEVKEFEAHVAEYLGSKHAIGVNSGTDALVIALRAAGIGEGDEVITTSFTFFATAESISMVGAKPVFADIDEKTYNVDPDEIVKKISERTKAIMPVHLYGRPAAMSRIMEIAEKHDLLVIEDCAQSFGASYEITCLECHGKCSRTGKGQKLGSIGQLGAYSFFPSKNLGGFGDGGLIVTDDDELAELCRKLRSHGSLKKYRNEMLGYNSRLDTLQAALLDVRLNHIEAFNSHRRAVAERYTRAFADMDGIIPPTPEDAGHVYHQYTVRVTGMDRDELAQKLEEKGISTMIYYPVPSHRLPVYGSAYNHVELPITDRLTDEVLSLPIGGMFSEEDQKRVIDSVVEILSS, from the coding sequence ATGAGATCGATTCCCATACTGGATCTGGCCCCTGAAATAGACTTAATGCGAAAAGACCTGGATGCGGCCTACCATAAGGTGATGGATCACGGACGGTTTATCATGGGTCCCGAGGTGAAGGAATTTGAAGCACATGTAGCGGAATACCTGGGAAGCAAACACGCTATTGGAGTCAATTCAGGTACCGATGCCCTGGTCATTGCATTAAGAGCAGCAGGTATAGGAGAAGGAGATGAAGTGATCACAACCTCATTTACCTTCTTCGCCACAGCGGAATCCATTTCGATGGTGGGAGCCAAACCCGTCTTTGCAGATATTGATGAAAAGACCTATAACGTGGATCCGGATGAGATCGTGAAAAAGATCTCGGAACGAACCAAAGCCATCATGCCCGTTCACTTATATGGCAGACCGGCTGCAATGTCTCGCATCATGGAGATCGCGGAAAAGCATGACCTGCTGGTGATCGAAGACTGTGCGCAGTCATTCGGAGCAAGCTATGAGATCACCTGCCTGGAATGTCACGGGAAATGTTCAAGAACCGGAAAAGGGCAGAAACTAGGGTCCATAGGTCAGCTGGGAGCCTATTCTTTTTTCCCTTCCAAGAATCTGGGAGGATTCGGAGACGGGGGTCTGATCGTGACCGATGATGATGAGCTGGCAGAACTCTGCCGGAAGCTGCGGTCCCATGGTTCATTAAAAAAATACAGAAATGAGATGCTGGGTTATAATTCCCGTCTCGACACCCTTCAGGCTGCCTTACTGGATGTACGTTTGAATCATATTGAGGCATTTAACAGTCACCGGCGGGCAGTGGCAGAACGGTATACCCGGGCATTTGCTGATATGGACGGAATTATTCCACCCACTCCTGAAGATGCCGGACATGTATATCATCAATATACGGTCAGGGTGACCGGTATGGACCGGGATGAGCTTGCTCAAAAGCTAGAGGAAAAAGGCATCAGCACTATGATCTATTATCCGGTACCCAGTCACCGGCTTCCGGTTTACGGTTCTGCCTACAACCACGTGGAACTCCCCATCACCGACCGGTTAACCGATGAAGTGCTCTCGTTACCCATCGGAGGGATGTTTTCGGAAGAAGATCAGAAAAGGGTCATAGATTCCGTGGTGGAAATTCTCAGTTCTTAA
- a CDS encoding nucleotide sugar dehydrogenase, giving the protein MAIEKLLQKIESKEYTIGIVGLGYVGLPLMWTFHSNRMPVLGFDVDENKVNCINEGRSYIKHLGDKMMGELAGSALCDATTDFSRLPEADAVLLCVPTPLDQHREPDMTYVVNTTETVAKYLREGQLVILESTTWPGTTEELMIPILEKASGLKAGKDFYVAYSPEREDPGNADFNTAKIPKVVGGHGEDALKLATALYDTSIVQTVPVSDTKTAEAVKITENVFRAVNIALVNELKVVYDKMGIDIHEVVEAAATKPFGYMKFTPGPGLGGHCIPIDPFYLTWRAREFEKNTRFIELAGEINTNMPEYVIQKTAMALNKHKKALNGSKVLVIGLAYKPNVDDMRESPTFKLLDLLKENGAETDYYDTYLPLITPTREHAEWTGTKSVEWNKEVIASYDAVLISTNHSDIDYRELIQWSDCIVDTRNSFKGIEERFEGQITKA; this is encoded by the coding sequence ATGGCTATTGAGAAGTTACTTCAGAAGATCGAATCCAAAGAATATACCATTGGTATTGTTGGCCTGGGATATGTAGGGCTACCCCTTATGTGGACCTTCCATTCTAACAGAATGCCTGTGTTAGGTTTCGATGTAGATGAAAATAAGGTGAATTGCATTAATGAGGGGAGATCCTACATCAAGCATCTTGGAGATAAAATGATGGGCGAACTCGCAGGGTCAGCCCTCTGTGATGCTACCACAGACTTCTCCAGACTGCCTGAAGCGGACGCTGTATTGCTTTGTGTACCGACTCCCCTGGACCAGCACCGCGAGCCGGACATGACCTATGTGGTGAATACCACGGAAACAGTAGCGAAATATCTAAGGGAAGGTCAGCTGGTCATCCTGGAGTCCACCACCTGGCCGGGGACCACCGAAGAGCTGATGATCCCGATCCTGGAGAAAGCATCAGGGCTGAAAGCCGGAAAAGATTTTTACGTGGCCTATTCGCCGGAAAGAGAAGATCCCGGCAATGCAGACTTCAACACGGCAAAGATCCCGAAAGTAGTGGGAGGTCATGGGGAAGACGCTCTTAAGCTGGCCACCGCATTATATGATACTTCGATCGTTCAGACCGTACCGGTCTCGGATACCAAGACCGCGGAAGCCGTGAAGATCACGGAGAATGTATTCCGTGCGGTAAATATTGCACTGGTGAATGAACTGAAGGTAGTCTATGATAAGATGGGTATCGACATTCATGAAGTGGTCGAAGCTGCAGCCACCAAGCCCTTTGGTTATATGAAGTTTACTCCCGGTCCGGGACTGGGCGGCCACTGTATTCCTATCGACCCCTTTTATCTGACCTGGAGAGCCCGGGAATTTGAGAAGAACACAAGGTTTATCGAGCTGGCAGGAGAGATCAACACCAACATGCCGGAATATGTGATCCAGAAGACCGCCATGGCGTTGAACAAGCATAAAAAAGCGTTAAACGGTTCGAAAGTGCTGGTCATAGGTCTGGCCTACAAACCCAATGTGGACGATATGCGCGAGTCTCCGACCTTTAAGCTGCTGGATCTGCTCAAAGAAAACGGAGCCGAAACAGACTACTATGATACTTATTTACCTTTGATTACTCCCACAAGAGAGCATGCCGAGTGGACCGGAACAAAGTCTGTGGAATGGAACAAAGAGGTCATTGCATCCTATGATGCGGTGCTGATCTCGACCAATCACTCCGATATCGATTACCGGGAACTGATCCAATGGTCCGACTGCATTGTGGATACTAGAAATTCCTTTAAAGGTATCGAAGAACGGTTTGAGGGGCAGATTACCAAAGCCTAG
- a CDS encoding SLC13 family permease has protein sequence MGIESLIVIVVIVSCLGLMVFTSYSIDMILLAGLAVLMVSGTLPVSEALSGFSNEGLLTVGALYVVAAGLRETGAVHYITQRVMGNTKTVKLAQLKIMSPVMLMSAFLNNTPIVAAFIPAIERWSKKTGIPVSKILIPLSYAAILGGTCTLIGTSTNLILNGLLIEEASTRSLGLFEPAWIGIPVAIAGFIYLFIFGDLLLPDRGSSMDTFKDPKEYTIEMIVEDKGLMDGQTVDEAGLRNLPGLFLTEIQRGERIIPAVGPYEKLIGSDRLIFTGIVDSIVDLQKSPGLMPATDQVFKLDSPRKERKLIEAVVSRSNPVVGRTIKEGGFRERYNAVVLAVSRSGERIDQKVGEITLKNGDVLLIEAHPNFIKQYRNAGDFYLVSAIEDSAPVTYEKSGLAIISLIAMVVLASTGILSMLESAFVAGGFLLLTGCFRYSQAVESIDWRVLIAIGSALGLGAALQYSGVAESMASGLLGFATGKPFIALALTYLITWLLTELITNNAAAVLVFPIVLSLAQSLGLDFMPFAMTIIVAASASFSTPVGYQTNLMVLGPGGYKYSDFLKIGLPLNLMIGVITVSLVPLIWSF, from the coding sequence ATGGGAATAGAATCCTTGATCGTAATTGTTGTTATTGTATCCTGCCTGGGATTAATGGTATTCACTTCCTATTCTATCGATATGATCCTGCTGGCCGGACTGGCGGTTTTGATGGTCAGCGGTACTCTTCCGGTATCTGAAGCTTTATCGGGATTTTCTAATGAGGGATTATTAACCGTTGGTGCACTTTATGTGGTAGCTGCAGGTTTAAGAGAAACCGGAGCAGTACATTATATCACGCAACGGGTGATGGGAAATACAAAAACTGTTAAACTGGCTCAGCTTAAGATAATGAGTCCGGTCATGTTAATGAGTGCCTTTTTGAACAATACTCCGATCGTAGCAGCCTTTATTCCGGCCATAGAACGATGGAGTAAAAAAACCGGTATCCCTGTTTCCAAGATACTGATACCCTTAAGTTATGCAGCTATTCTCGGTGGGACCTGTACACTTATAGGAACCAGTACCAACCTGATCTTGAATGGACTGCTTATTGAAGAAGCAAGTACCCGGTCTCTGGGTTTATTTGAGCCGGCATGGATCGGAATTCCTGTGGCCATTGCCGGTTTTATCTACCTTTTTATATTTGGTGATCTTCTTCTGCCGGACCGTGGATCTAGTATGGATACCTTTAAAGATCCCAAAGAATATACTATCGAAATGATCGTAGAGGACAAAGGCCTGATGGATGGCCAAACGGTGGATGAAGCTGGATTAAGAAACCTACCCGGGTTGTTTCTTACAGAAATTCAAAGGGGAGAAAGAATAATTCCGGCGGTAGGACCCTATGAAAAATTGATCGGTAGTGATCGACTGATATTTACCGGTATCGTGGATTCCATAGTGGATCTGCAAAAGAGTCCGGGGCTTATGCCAGCAACCGATCAGGTATTTAAACTGGATAGCCCCCGTAAAGAGCGAAAGCTGATTGAGGCGGTGGTCTCTCGTTCAAATCCGGTGGTAGGACGAACGATAAAAGAAGGAGGATTCAGAGAGCGCTATAATGCGGTAGTACTTGCCGTTTCCAGATCCGGCGAGAGGATCGATCAAAAAGTGGGTGAAATTACATTGAAGAATGGTGATGTACTTTTAATAGAGGCTCATCCTAATTTTATAAAGCAGTATCGAAATGCCGGGGACTTTTATCTGGTAAGTGCAATTGAAGATTCGGCTCCTGTCACCTACGAAAAGTCAGGACTGGCAATTATCTCTCTTATTGCTATGGTTGTACTTGCTTCAACCGGTATACTGAGTATGCTGGAATCGGCCTTTGTAGCCGGAGGGTTTTTACTGCTAACCGGGTGTTTCCGGTATAGTCAGGCGGTAGAAAGTATAGATTGGAGGGTTTTGATCGCAATTGGTTCGGCTTTAGGTCTTGGTGCCGCACTCCAATACAGCGGAGTAGCGGAAAGTATGGCGAGTGGACTGCTTGGATTTGCAACCGGAAAACCATTTATAGCATTAGCTTTGACCTATCTGATCACCTGGCTGCTGACAGAATTAATTACCAACAATGCAGCAGCAGTACTGGTCTTTCCGATCGTGTTGTCACTCGCACAAAGCTTGGGACTCGATTTCATGCCCTTCGCTATGACCATCATTGTAGCAGCTTCCGCAAGTTTCAGCACTCCGGTAGGATATCAGACCAATCTCATGGTATTAGGTCCGGGAGGATATAAGTATAGTGATTTCCTGAAGATCGGTCTTCCATTGAATTTGATGATAGGTGTTATCACGGTATCTTTGGTGCCACTGATCTGGAGCTTTTGA
- the cysQ gene encoding 3'(2'),5'-bisphosphate nucleotidase CysQ has translation MLNKVIKLAEEAGEKIMAFYALDIKVDRKDDNSPLTKADLAAHHHIVDGLKEIDPDTPVISEESGVPEFSERKDWDRYWLVDPLDGTKEFIKKNGEFTVNIALMVNRKPVMGVVYAPAMNLMYYAEKSLGSFRRQKAEGRSEQTERIFSEPVDKSHPIKIVESRSHGSPELEAYLEKEGFNVEERVKSGSSLKICLVADGTADLYPRMGPTMEWDVAAGDAVYRYSAEDGIFESGIEYNKEDLLNPSFVIGLG, from the coding sequence ATGCTTAATAAAGTAATCAAATTAGCAGAAGAGGCCGGCGAGAAAATAATGGCTTTTTATGCACTGGATATTAAAGTAGACCGCAAAGATGATAATTCCCCGCTCACCAAAGCGGATCTTGCAGCTCATCATCACATTGTAGATGGTTTAAAGGAAATAGACCCGGATACCCCGGTCATATCTGAGGAATCAGGAGTTCCAGAGTTCTCGGAAAGAAAAGACTGGGACCGGTACTGGCTGGTGGATCCGCTGGACGGAACTAAGGAATTCATTAAAAAGAACGGGGAGTTCACCGTAAATATCGCCCTCATGGTAAACCGAAAACCGGTTATGGGTGTGGTTTATGCACCGGCGATGAACCTGATGTACTATGCGGAGAAGAGTTTAGGATCATTCAGAAGGCAAAAGGCAGAAGGCAGAAGTGAGCAGACAGAGAGAATCTTTTCAGAGCCTGTTGATAAGTCTCACCCGATTAAAATAGTCGAAAGTCGTTCTCACGGGTCGCCGGAGCTGGAAGCCTATCTCGAAAAGGAGGGTTTTAATGTAGAAGAAAGGGTCAAAAGCGGTTCATCGCTTAAGATCTGCCTGGTGGCCGACGGAACCGCAGATCTTTATCCGAGAATGGGTCCAACCATGGAATGGGATGTGGCAGCCGGGGATGCTGTATATCGTTATTCAGCTGAAGATGGGATCTTTGAGTCCGGAATCGAATACAATAAAGAGGACCTATTGAACCCCTCTTTTGTGATCGGATTAGGCTGA
- the cysD gene encoding sulfate adenylyltransferase subunit CysD, protein MTERSKSHLKQLESEGIYIMREVAAQFERPVLLFSGGKDSIVMFHLALKAFHPGRIPFPLMHVDTGHNFDETIQFRDELVEKYGVELIVGSVQKSIDEGKVQEETGPDASRNALQTVTLLDTLKEHQVDAALGGGRRDEEKARAKERFFSHRDIFGQWDPKNQRPELWNLFNGRKNPGENFRVFPLSNWTEMDVWQYIAQEEIEIPSLYFAHERKVFDRRGVWLADTEYVNRMEDEELETRTVRFRTIGDATCTGAVESTASTMEEIIQEVASARQTERGNRHDDKRSETAMEDRKKQGYF, encoded by the coding sequence ATGACAGAACGATCTAAGAGTCATCTTAAACAACTGGAATCCGAAGGCATATATATTATGCGGGAAGTGGCCGCTCAGTTCGAACGTCCCGTTCTTTTGTTTTCCGGTGGTAAAGATTCTATTGTAATGTTTCACCTGGCTCTGAAAGCCTTTCACCCAGGGCGTATTCCCTTTCCGCTGATGCACGTAGATACCGGCCATAATTTTGATGAGACTATTCAGTTCCGGGATGAGCTTGTTGAAAAATACGGGGTCGAACTGATCGTGGGCTCAGTACAGAAATCGATCGATGAAGGAAAAGTACAGGAAGAGACCGGCCCCGATGCCAGTCGTAACGCACTACAGACCGTAACACTGTTAGACACGTTAAAGGAGCATCAGGTAGACGCGGCTTTAGGAGGAGGCCGGCGGGATGAGGAAAAAGCCCGGGCCAAAGAACGCTTTTTCTCTCACAGAGATATCTTTGGTCAGTGGGATCCCAAAAATCAGCGGCCGGAACTATGGAATCTGTTTAACGGGAGGAAAAATCCTGGAGAGAACTTCCGGGTATTTCCTCTGAGTAACTGGACTGAAATGGACGTGTGGCAGTATATCGCCCAGGAAGAGATCGAGATCCCGTCCTTGTATTTTGCACATGAACGAAAGGTCTTTGACCGGCGCGGGGTATGGCTGGCCGACACCGAGTATGTGAACCGTATGGAAGATGAGGAACTGGAAACCCGAACGGTCCGCTTCCGGACCATTGGAGATGCTACCTGTACCGGCGCGGTAGAATCAACCGCATCCACGATGGAAGAGATCATCCAGGAAGTAGCCTCCGCCCGCCAAACGGAACGAGGAAACCGCCATGATGACAAACGCTCAGAAACCGCGATGGAAGACCGGAAGAAGCAGGGATATTTTTAA
- the cysN gene encoding sulfate adenylyltransferase subunit CysN, which yields MSDNKADGNKYLDMDLLRFTTAGSVDDGKSTLIGRLLYDSKSIFEDQMEAIEKTSKSSGEEEVNLALLTDGLKAEREQKITIDVAYRYFATPKRKFIIADTPGHTQYTRNMVTGASTADLAVILVDASKGLLTQSRRHAFISSLLQIPHLVVAVNKMDLVDYDEDTFNEIVGDFRNFAKKLSVSDITYIPISALKGDNVVDKSEEMDWYQGSTLLHHLENVKVHAGDNVVDFRLPVQYVIRPNQNFRGFSGRIASGHIRPGDEVKALPSGKTTRVKEIVTRDGNLEAAFPGDSVTLTMEDEIDISRGDMIVRKNNVPTIRNEFEAYLCWMNEEAMQLNKEYVIMHTTQTAKVYITDLFYRMNVDSLSQEDADKLELNEIGRVSVKSSKPIFFDPYQINQKTGSFIIIDPASNVTVGAGMIRAGSTVSKDINSDTATTEQSSPNRQKSSPVSGPQSSVSPNVVWEPWNIPREEREKKNGHKAKVLWFTGISGAGKSTIAKALEQKLWEEGKQTMLLDGDQVRHGLNGDLGFSPEDRTENIRRVGHLARLFYEHGNIVLCTFVSPYKADRDAVRELFPEGDFIEVYIKVDPETAQERDPKGLYKKASEGKINGLTGFDAEHEEPKNPALTIDTSVWSVDQALNALCELIDV from the coding sequence ATGTCCGATAACAAAGCAGACGGCAACAAATATTTAGATATGGACCTTTTAAGGTTCACAACTGCAGGATCCGTTGATGACGGAAAATCCACGCTGATTGGTCGCCTTCTCTATGATTCCAAGTCTATCTTTGAGGATCAGATGGAAGCCATTGAAAAGACCTCGAAATCCAGCGGGGAAGAGGAAGTGAATCTGGCATTGCTGACGGATGGTCTCAAAGCGGAGCGTGAGCAGAAGATTACCATTGATGTGGCCTACCGTTATTTTGCTACCCCAAAAAGGAAGTTTATCATTGCGGACACCCCGGGACATACTCAGTATACCCGGAACATGGTCACCGGCGCTTCCACGGCAGACCTGGCCGTGATCCTGGTAGATGCTTCCAAAGGATTACTTACCCAGTCACGCCGACATGCTTTTATTTCCTCCTTGCTGCAGATCCCGCACCTGGTGGTCGCAGTCAATAAGATGGATCTGGTGGATTATGATGAGGATACTTTCAACGAGATCGTGGGTGACTTTCGTAATTTTGCCAAGAAATTAAGTGTCAGTGACATCACCTACATCCCCATCTCTGCATTGAAAGGAGATAATGTAGTGGATAAATCTGAGGAGATGGATTGGTACCAGGGATCTACCTTGCTTCACCATTTAGAGAATGTGAAAGTACATGCAGGGGATAACGTGGTCGATTTCCGATTGCCGGTACAGTATGTGATCCGCCCCAATCAGAATTTCAGAGGATTTTCAGGTCGGATTGCATCGGGTCATATCCGGCCGGGTGATGAAGTGAAGGCACTTCCTTCCGGTAAAACGACACGAGTTAAGGAGATCGTGACCCGGGATGGTAATCTGGAAGCTGCATTTCCCGGAGACTCCGTCACGCTGACCATGGAAGATGAGATCGATATTTCCCGAGGGGATATGATCGTCCGGAAGAATAATGTTCCTACGATCAGAAATGAGTTCGAGGCCTATCTCTGCTGGATGAATGAAGAGGCCATGCAGCTGAACAAGGAATATGTGATCATGCATACCACGCAGACGGCCAAGGTTTATATAACGGATCTGTTCTACCGCATGAATGTGGACAGCCTGAGTCAGGAGGATGCCGATAAACTGGAACTGAACGAGATCGGCCGGGTCAGTGTGAAAAGTTCAAAGCCCATTTTCTTTGATCCCTATCAGATCAATCAGAAAACAGGATCCTTCATCATCATCGATCCCGCCAGCAATGTAACGGTAGGTGCCGGCATGATCCGCGCCGGCTCCACCGTCTCTAAGGATATAAATTCAGACACTGCGACAACGGAGCAGTCAAGTCCAAACCGTCAAAAGTCTTCCCCGGTCTCCGGTCCTCAGTCTTCGGTCTCACCAAATGTTGTCTGGGAACCCTGGAACATCCCGAGAGAAGAACGGGAGAAGAAGAATGGCCATAAAGCCAAAGTTCTTTGGTTTACCGGTATCTCCGGTGCCGGAAAGAGCACCATTGCCAAAGCCCTGGAGCAAAAGCTCTGGGAAGAAGGGAAGCAGACCATGCTGCTGGATGGTGACCAGGTCCGCCATGGGCTCAACGGCGATTTGGGTTTTTCTCCCGAAGACCGCACGGAAAATATCCGCAGAGTCGGTCATCTGGCGCGTCTGTTCTACGAGCATGGCAATATCGTATTATGCACCTTTGTTTCACCCTACAAGGCTGACCGTGATGCTGTTCGTGAATTATTCCCGGAAGGTGACTTCATCGAGGTCTATATAAAAGTAGATCCCGAAACCGCTCAGGAAAGGGACCCTAAGGGACTCTATAAGAAAGCCTCAGAAGGAAAGATTAATGGCTTAACCGGATTTGATGCGGAACACGAGGAGCCAAAAAACCCGGCGCTAACTATAGATACAAGTGTTTGGTCCGTCGATCAGGCTCTGAATGCACTTTGTGAGTTGATAGATGTGTAA
- a CDS encoding GNVR domain-containing protein, which produces MQEYKIVPIEESVSDEAGQGIDLIELIKKIWTERTKVLKYAAYGALIGIFIAFLSPVEYKSSATLMPEIQTEQAAGGIGSALQKYSGLLGISGNGLMQGGSGSISVILYPDIVQSLPFQLKMMDQEVKFSSYDTTISVFTYFDEFYSPGILSLIKDYTIELPFKIRDAIFKGNSDESQNNGLPSGILNLSKNEIDIIENLRNRINVTINEENGVVAVSVMMPEANASAVLTQFAIDELTRYVTEYRIEKASQDLLFIEVQMNEARTRFENAQLAVAEFNDQNQGSLTNRAQTELQRLNSIRNLTENVYNSLAQQYEEAKIRVQEETPIFKVLQPVQVPVEKTSPKRSLILIIYTILGVGVSILIILLKETPFFKKDDEIGD; this is translated from the coding sequence ATGCAGGAATACAAGATTGTACCTATAGAGGAATCGGTTTCAGATGAAGCCGGACAAGGAATTGATCTTATTGAGTTAATAAAAAAGATCTGGACGGAGAGGACAAAAGTACTCAAATATGCAGCTTATGGTGCCTTAATAGGCATCTTTATTGCTTTTTTGAGCCCGGTCGAATATAAGTCATCAGCAACATTAATGCCTGAAATTCAGACCGAACAAGCTGCCGGAGGAATTGGCAGTGCTCTTCAGAAATATAGTGGCTTACTTGGCATTAGCGGGAATGGACTGATGCAGGGAGGAAGTGGTTCTATAAGCGTAATTTTATACCCGGATATTGTTCAAAGTCTGCCATTTCAGCTAAAAATGATGGATCAGGAAGTCAAGTTTTCCAGTTATGATACGACTATATCCGTTTTCACCTATTTTGATGAATTCTATTCTCCCGGAATTTTAAGTTTAATCAAAGATTATACAATTGAATTACCGTTCAAAATAAGGGATGCAATTTTTAAAGGTAACTCGGACGAATCTCAAAACAATGGTTTACCTTCTGGTATTCTAAATCTCTCTAAGAATGAAATTGATATCATCGAGAACCTGAGAAACAGGATAAACGTAACCATTAACGAAGAAAATGGAGTAGTAGCTGTATCGGTGATGATGCCTGAAGCGAACGCATCAGCTGTTTTGACGCAGTTTGCAATAGATGAGCTGACTAGATATGTAACAGAATATCGTATTGAAAAAGCTTCACAAGACCTGTTATTTATTGAAGTGCAAATGAATGAGGCTAGAACTCGTTTTGAGAATGCTCAACTTGCCGTCGCAGAATTTAATGATCAAAATCAGGGTAGTTTAACTAACCGGGCACAGACTGAACTTCAAAGATTGAATTCTATTAGAAATCTTACAGAAAATGTGTACAATTCGTTAGCTCAACAGTATGAAGAAGCTAAAATCAGGGTTCAGGAAGAAACTCCGATTTTCAAAGTGCTTCAACCTGTTCAAGTACCCGTTGAGAAAACATCACCCAAAAGGTCTCTTATTCTCATCATATATACAATTCTAGGAGTTGGCGTTTCTATTTTAATAATATTATTAAAGGAAACTCCATTTTTTAAAAAAGACGATGAAATTGGAGACTGA